Within Pangasianodon hypophthalmus isolate fPanHyp1 chromosome 11, fPanHyp1.pri, whole genome shotgun sequence, the genomic segment CTCTCTGTTCTTGCTGCTTAAGTGTATTCAAAGGAACTTCATGTATTAATACACTAACTACCTTGGTCTTATCGGAGTTGTTGTTTAAAGGCCGAGGTGTTCCATTGCTTTTCGATAAATGCATCTGTGGAGAACTTGCCACAAGGTTTGTGTCGTCTTTACTCGGACTCTgtttggaggaagaagaggaagagattgAAGAAGACaacgaagaagaaaaagaagaggcgGCAGTGGAAGAAGGATTAGAGGAGCTGTTTGATACTTGGATAGGCAAACAtgcagttcctccattttctgtttccactagattctgttCCATTTGTGTTTTGGCCTTTTCTATTATGTCTTCCCTCAATTTGTGTTTGAATCTACCTTTGGCCCATTTAACTGCTATCTGCCATTctgtttcctccattttgtggATTCGATTCAGTAGTTCTGCTTTCACTTGAACGTAATGGTCTTTGAGGATCTGCATATTTGCCTTCAtccaattttgtgtgttttccgtAATTCTATGTAGAGTTTGTTGCTTGGGGCATGCCGGTTTGATAAACTgtgtaagtttgtgtgtttgtttagacaTGCCCTTTGGAAAAATTTGTGTATGTAGAGCTGTTGTCACAATGTCTTCATGGTGTGTGGCctgtaagaatttaaaatacaacTTCCTCAAATGTCTATCTAAAAATTCCCTGGGTTTTGAGTTGTGTAGATGCtggtctgtgtgtagtgtttgttccaCCCCATCTGTTTCCAAAGTCTCCAACACTGTGAATCTGTTTGTTAAGGGAATCATTGTGCCTGTAAAAAAACTCCTttcgaggaaaaaaaaggttaaaagaaaggaaagataaaaacaaaaggagaaaagtcTTCATTGGTCTTACCCCATGAGTATGCTGATAAGAATCCTTGGGACAAGGATCCTGTAGCTGATTAACAACTCAGTTCCTTACCAGAAGGCCTAAGCGGCCTAGGAgttcaccaaacaggaagttttgTAGGCCCCTCTGGCTTGGGTGTTGTACTCCAAAAAGAAGGGGGAATAAAACCGAAAAAAAGGGAGGGGGgaataaaaacccaaaaaaaaggaagggtttaaaaatgtgagtaCTCACAAAACGgtttaaaaaggatttttctccattaaaaaatttttttgtgtaaaacaggaCACAAAAATTGGCAATGTTTTCCCCGTCAAACAGTATCTTTTTGATGTGCAGTTCACGGTGCTTTTTGAGTTCGACGTCC encodes:
- the LOC128319179 gene encoding uncharacterized protein LOC128319179 translates to MIPLTNRFTVLETLETDGVEQTLHTDQHLHNSKPREFLDRHLRKLYFKFLQATHHEDIVTTALHTQIFPKGMSKQTHKLTQFIKPACPKQQTLHRITENTQNWMKANMQILKDHYVQVKAELLNRIHKMEETEWQIAVKWAKGRFKHKLREDIIEKAKTQMEQNLVETENGGTACLPIQVSNSSSNPSSTAASSFSSSLSSSISSSSSSKQSPSKDDTNLVASSPQMHLSKSNGTPRPLNNNSDKTKGEPTQGDRKQERKEVMNGSTERKTTSLRKARSESSLSLSPSSFSLTPLHVEHPDRVEPQIKTCEVRNHWVPTRHPNTTRKIADWTLEVKKPVLFIGDSNLSRIPYFSDENVQVDSPQEDLLSKGLTFIPTPCGSRNRYGEEICSSLREYLYV